Genomic window (Chryseobacterium sp. H1D6B):
AGTTGAGAGAAAGTTTTTTCGAATATTTGCTTCAAGGTGGTAAATACAGTACCATTGATCTATTTTATATTCGTTTACAGCCTTGTAATAAACTGTCAACTATTTCTGAGACAATATTTATGTATTCCTTATGCTACATTTTTAGATTGATTAGACATTAAATTTTAATGCTCTCTTACGGTTAAATTTCTTAAACTGTAATTTTTTATGATTTTTTATTAAAGATAAAGAGTATAAGAATAGTGTCCTAAATAAGGTAACTCCAGCATTAGCCTTTTTTTAATTTTAAACAATACGATCGATGACCATATCCCTCAAATTTCTCGCTACCGGTATTTGATGAGAGTCAACTTTCAACTGATTTCCATCAATAGCAATGACATGATTTAAATTGACAATGTAGCACCGGTGAACCTGTAGGAAAATATCCTCTGGTAGCATTTCCATCATTTTTTTAAGAGTGATATTTACAATTTCTTTAGAATATGATGTATGGATGATCACATAGTTTTCCATACTTTCTATGAAAAGCAGATCTTTGATCTGTATCTTTTTTAACTTTTTATCACTTTTTACAAAAATATACTCTTTCTTATCTGCTTTGTGCTCTCTCTGAAAGATCTCATAAACCTTATTCACAGATCTGAAGAACCTTTCAAAGGATATAGGTTTCAGAAGGTAATCTACTACATTGAATTCATAGCCTTTTAGTGCATACTGCTCATAGGCGGAGACGATGATGACCTTTGGGGAATTTTCAAGGGTATTCAATAATTCCAGCCCGGTCATGTCCGGCATCTCAATATCCAGAAAAATAAGATCCACAGATTGATTTTTCAGCTCGGCACTGAGTTGTAAGGCATCTTCACACTCACCGACCAAAGATAGAAATCCTATTTTTTCAATATAGCCTTTTAATCCTTTTCTTGCCAAAGGTTCATCGTCTGTGATAACACATTTTATTTCCATATTACTCTATATTAATTTCCAATTTTGCAATAAATAGATCGCTTATATGTTCTGTGTGAAAATTATACTTTCCAGGGTATAAAAGATCGAGGCGTTTCAACAAGTTGTCCAGACCAATTCCAGAATTGTTTTGTTTTTCTTTTTGCCAAATTGAAGATATTGTGTTTTCAACATAAAACACGATCTTATTATTCTCCTTTTTAAGCTCTATTTTTATTTTATATTCTCCTCCAACATATTTAAATGCATTTTCTATGATCGGCTGAAATAGCATAGGATGTATTTTCTGCTCTTTCAACTGAGTATCAAAATAGGCATTCAATAAAAGTCTTCTGCTCATTCTTATTTTTTGAAAAGATATGTATGCTTGCAGATAATTGATCTCCTGTTCAAAGGTTACCTCCTTCTCTATGTCGTAAAGCTGGTAGCGCAAAAGATCGGATAATATTTCGATGCTTCGTTTGGCTTCAATATTATTATCATCGATCTGGAAATAGATAGTGTTCAAGGCATTGAATAAAAAATGAGGATGGTACTGTGATTTTAAGAATTTGAGCTCTGACTCCGATCTATCCGCCTTTAGTCTGTCCAGCATCAATATTTTGTCCTTGTAATCTTTAGCTACCTTGTCATTTCTTATCAGCGTATAATAGATAAGAAGAAATGGTATAAAACATACGTTGATCAGCATATAGTCGATCCAACCGCTCCCCATATAGAATATCCCTGCATACTGTCCGATCAAAAGGAATATGTTGATGCCGGATAACTGCAAAAGTATCTTTGAGTATTCTCTTATTATTGATAGGTCACCAGCCGGAAAAGCAGAATTGTCGAGCTGCCTACGCCATATGAGATCATAAAAATAACAAAGTGAGATCGTGAAACTAATGCCTATCAAATGTAATATGAGGCTACCTGACCAAAAGACCTCGTGTTTGGTGAGGTCTGTGATCGCGCGCAAAGTGTTGAACAATACAAGCCCGAGAAAAAAGGGATATGACCGGCGCAGTGATATTTTCATTTATTTAGAACAATATTTAATTACACGTAAAATTACAAAATATGAAAAATTATGTTTTCAACCCAAATAAAGGCCTGGTCCATTTATAACGTCTGATCCCAAATTCGTAGATAAGCAAACTGAATCCAAATGTACCGAGAACCATTAATGAAAATTTTAAGGCAAGGTTCCATCCTGTATCCTTCAAATA
Coding sequences:
- a CDS encoding LytTR family DNA-binding domain-containing protein is translated as MEIKCVITDDEPLARKGLKGYIEKIGFLSLVGECEDALQLSAELKNQSVDLIFLDIEMPDMTGLELLNTLENSPKVIIVSAYEQYALKGYEFNVVDYLLKPISFERFFRSVNKVYEIFQREHKADKKEYIFVKSDKKLKKIQIKDLLFIESMENYVIIHTSYSKEIVNITLKKMMEMLPEDIFLQVHRCYIVNLNHVIAIDGNQLKVDSHQIPVARNLRDMVIDRIV
- a CDS encoding histidine kinase is translated as MQLSGINIFLLIGQYAGIFYMGSGWIDYMLINVCFIPFLLIYYTLIRNDKVAKDYKDKILMLDRLKADRSESELKFLKSQYHPHFLFNALNTIYFQIDDNNIEAKRSIEILSDLLRYQLYDIEKEVTFEQEINYLQAYISFQKIRMSRRLLLNAYFDTQLKEQKIHPMLFQPIIENAFKYVGGEYKIKIELKKENNKIVFYVENTISSIWQKEKQNNSGIGLDNLLKRLDLLYPGKYNFHTEHISDLFIAKLEINIE